A stretch of DNA from Plutella xylostella chromosome 16, ilPluXylo3.1, whole genome shotgun sequence:
agGTTGGCTAACTTGATCTTCTGTCTTTTTTTGACTAATGTCAAAAGTATAATGCTATCCTGTTGTCATCCTATTTTTGAAGTACCAGTACACGACTATATCTTCCCTCTATGATcgtaaaaactttaaaattattacacTTTATCCTTGGTAATGGGgtcttatttattaatatttaattaaattcgaCGTTTGATAATCctgtaaaaattaataaattcagtttaATCAGAAATATAGAAAAAGCGCCAATGCGGCCTTTAAAAAATACCCTATTATGACGTAAATTCTTAGTAGCATAGCAACACTGACTTTTTCGccattgtattgaatttgtcGAAGATTTCGTTGCGTCATCGATTTAGGTAATTTTTACGTATTTATCACCCAATAAAAGCTTGTAAACTATAAAGAAACTAATCCTAGTAGTGTTTGCAACAAGTCTTATTCATTCGTGAGCTGTGAAATTAAGTGGTATTGTTTTTACAGGAGAAATGTCGAACAAACTGATCCCTGTGGTCAAGGCTGAGGAGGCTGAAGAGGAAGACCTGGTGGACCCCCAGGCTGCCCTCAGGGTAATATATTCACTTTATTTATGTCGCCTGTACTGCTGAAGTCTCTTGCATACACAGTACTTCTAACCATAACCTCAAACTTTATTTGAGGATTAGGGGTTATCTTAAACACTTAACTTTTTTCCAATTTTCTTTCactatgaataacggaagctgCGTCCGCTAGTAACAAGAGTAGATAGATTCCACCGTGGACCATTAAATACTGTAAGGTTATTTTAAGCTAAGAAACAACTTTTCAAGATCAAGAGGAAAAATATGGTTTCAATGTTTTATGAATTACATTATCTGCGGGGGTGTAAGTACGCCTGGCTCCCTCAAAGGGAACCTTTGCGCATAGCATAGCCATAAGGTCTAAACTTCCTTCCTAAGTTAGAACCATTTCCCAATATCAAGTCCACTGTGAGTTGGTTTGCACATATACATGgcaggtttcctcacattGTTTTTCATGgcgggatttgaacccacagcCTCTTGAATCTGaggaattatatttttgtatattacTGTACCATGGCTCTTGTTCGACTTCTATTATCTATAACCATTACTCAATTGTTGATGCAGGTGTGAACTCTTCCCAAATGGAACTGTtggaaataatttaaagtttcctaaagtttattatttattttttgttttagcaAAGAAAACCAAGTGACTTTGATTCCTACAAggttaaattaatttttgttattgtattttataggttttaaataaaattaatgtattcaattattgtatattaattattattgtatacttaccttTAGTCATAGTTTGTTgcagtaaatttatatttattttatcttagtGGTAGAAGTAAAGGTGGTTCCATGTAGGTACCATCTTAGAAATCAAATACTGAACAGATTATGAAATTAGTATGTAGGTGGCTAATCCCTCCAtaactttattactttatGGCTAGTATGTCTAGTCATGTTGAATTATCTGTAGCCTAGTCACCTCCACATTTTCATTGCAGCACTGTGTTTGagaccagttgaaagtaaaaTTGATTTTCATTCACTTTTGAAGCACACGCTTTGGGGCATAATGATCTATCGCCTAATGTATACACACTCTTATTCCATTccacaataataattttgtcaATGACAATTCCAGGAAACATGCGCGGAGAAGCCCAACATCCAGAGCATGTGGGGCCGCGTGCAGGAGTGCAATGACCGTGTGAACTCGCGCACACAGACCGCCGAGACCTGCGAGGAGGAGCTCATCGACTACATCCAGGCCCTCGACAAGTGCGTCACCAAGGACCTCTGGAAGCAACTCAAGTAAACCAGCAAATGAAGTCTCTTGCCAACTCGGGAGACTTGTATGGGTTATGTTCACGATGTTGGTAGAGGCAATTTAGTTTATTAGACCATTATTTAATTCTGTGCAGAGTGTGATTAAAcaaatgttgtttatttgtaaataaatatcaataccGTTCATGATGTCTTTTATTGAAACCAACTGTTTTAGCCATATAAACTCgtttatttattgcataaatataatgattaaAATTTGGAATGACAACATAATTAGATTGAAAACACATCTTTAAACATTAAactaaaagtttaataaatagaTTTACAAAGAAGAATGGGACATAATATAccaaataatgaaataatacaaaataggAAATTAAGGTAAACTAAAGTCCAAGTTACTTGGAATGTGAATAATAAGTAGCATAGTCATCAGTTAAAAAGCCTcatttaaattaacaaaaaatacataatttcaccgataataataatcttacattctaatcaaaaaataaaaattataaacatctTAGTACCTAGTCCTTATGACTACGAATACAAAATTGACGAAGTCTTCATTCGTGTAATATAATTTGGGGACTTGGTGAATAACATCTAATCTCAAAATTGCCCATTCAATGTTAGACTGTACAACCCGCGCAAAGTTTCTAGACACCTGGCCCAAAAATCTACCCCTCTCCCCTTTCCCCGCGCGAGGCCCCGCTCACGTCCTTTTGTAGCGTTAGCATAAGAATTATCAGATGATtacctaacaataaatattttttatcgcatACTTTTTGTTACTACtttaacaagtaggtatcaacttgaatacttatacagggtgttgcaaaaagggtatactaagccgaaaccagcatgtgcagcatgttatatctaagctcaaaactgaaatcagaactttaaaattcgtattttttttttattcattttccatagaaacttagttggacaagtgactttttactatggagaatgattttttttttcgcgaatttcgaaattccaatttcagattcgggcttagacatatcatgctgcacatgctggtttcggcttagtataataccctttttgcaacaccctctgtataaacaaatatttatacattttattacaatataacaaaagtcaggtaagtaagtaggttttTAGATAACCagaataatttcaaatatcgGGGCTCTacatgtatatattattatgtttacgttctcgcaacaattttatttataaaattagttcaTTAAAACTGCGCAGTATGGCGAGgttcattatttttgtagccgaggttagttataaaaatactgatagCAAAGaggatattttttgtaatatcgatattactttttttgcactcagtaCTAAAGACAAATGTCATTTAACCCAGGTGTCTAGTCATCTCGCCCGCCTTGTATATAACCTAACATTGATTGCTACGCCTACAACCTacatgatatcaaattaattctatattaatgaagtaggtagttgataaaattaattataggcATCAATAAAAACTTCAAGTTATTATCTAGAAACAGAAATTCGGTAAGCCGGTTAAATATGCTGTAACCCATGAAGATAGTAAAGTACTATAGCTGTTGTAACTGTAAATTAGGTTCCAGCTAAACGCACTGGGATGATTTCAGAAAATGGTCTCAAAATGATAGGCACATTGGACGGGCTGCACTCACTGCTTACAAGTAAATGCAGCAGAGAGGTATAACATGATCAGATACAAAAACTATAACAATGAAAATACATGGATATTCAGCCATTGAGATAGAACTGAAGGTAAAACTGTCCGAATATTGAGCACTTTAGTGGGAGTAGAAAGGACAGGCTTCGATTATATAGCTATCCGCCATATTTATATAGATTTTTTATCTGATCATGTTACTACACATACTCACAGTGATTCAATAATACAGTCTCTTATGTTtaaacataacaaaaataaaaacagaataGCTAATAGACTTCTACTGCAGTTTATACCCCTTTCAGTCACTTTAGTTACCACCGACACATCATTATCGATGCAACCTCTCTCAATACTTATCACCCGTAATTACTTTAGAACAGCTATACTCAtcctgcggcccgcgggcgtttttcagtggcccgcgtgccatgagacataatagagaatatgcattttttttaaatatattttattcaatagtTTACATCGgtttattatacaaaaaaaaaaacatatatttttttgctttaaTCCAGCAAAACGATCACTTAAAAGTTTTTGTGgcccttaaaaaaaaaaaaggttgagtaccaggGCTTTAGAAACAAGCGAATATAAACTTTATACAATCGTAGccactaaataaaaaaacataatacatTAGCAACTAAACTCAGATTTTATCATTGCAAGAGatgcaaatttcaaaaaaaaattaaaataatagaaaaaaaaacttgtaacacaaaatataataatttggaATGCATCCGCAAAGTTTGTGAACGCAGCCGTAGAAGCTGTCATCGACAgggtaaattttaattttcgaaTTTATCAGTCGGTTACTAACTGGCGCCTACTTGGAGAACGTTGAAGCAGATCTCACAGACCCGTTGCGGCTTGTTCTGTCCGAACTTGAGGATCGGCACGTCCTGGCTCGAACACTTGTTGCACAGCATGCGCCCGCAATGGCGACTGGAAAATATAAACATGGACTCATTATAGTATACGTACCTGATCTACCTAATGACGTTTACCCGAAAATTAAACTGCTCAAGAAACCTCGAGATGTTTCACAGAAAAACCCAACCGAATAAAGGAACCTATTTGCAGTTCCTAGGACCTACAAGTACTTTTACGTTTTGTATTGGTACCTACTAAGCAGACAATCAGAATGCAGGCGATGGACGAGAATGGAATCTGATTCGACTAGAGAGCCGACCCCGCTTAACAACAACGCATTCATTCTGTCACTGGAATCATAGACTTGGCCGCCCCACGCGCGCCCCGCACTACCTCACGGGGCACACATATTTTGTTCGCGGCGCTGTTCTAGTACGCTATTACATCATACTTCAATGGTTTTCTATCATATCCTTCACTCACCAGTGATGCTTCCGCATGGTGAGCGTGAACTTGGTGCCGCACTCCTGGCACAGCTCGGAGTCTGCCCACGGCGCCTCCGCCGGCAGCGCGTCCAGCAGCCGGTGCAGCAGCTGCTTCGTCGCCACCTGGTGGGGGACGGGGGAACTAGGTTATAGATGCACTGTAGGGTGGCGGATTTTAATGGGTTGGAATCACAAATTTACAGAGCATTAAGTTTACcctttgtacaaaaaaaataaaaaaacacgcactcacgccttgtactaatgtactcccttgcggggtaggcagaggtggattgctgcacccacttttcgccagagtgttatgttagtcccaatgtaatagggggcgggcctattgccatttcacgggaaatatctgtgtttaaacaaatatctgccccagcaaggaatcgaacccgggaccatcggctcagtagtcagggtcactaaccactacgccattcggtcgactTTGTCGACCCTTTTTacacttatttaattatagatttgtgctataaatatttaaatagataTACAGAGTGTGGCTAAACTGGTATAGTAAGGTGAAAAGGGTTGGCTCAGGGGGTTATTCTAAGTATGACCTATACACTATACTATAGTATATAGTGACTATAGAGTGTCGCTCCTTGGAGAGGCTTattacgtccagcagtggatgaccTTGGGCCGTTTATGATCGTTGGATAATCTCATCCATGAACCTACATAGTTccttcatcacgacccattacgtccccactgctggggcacgggtctccttccaatgaaggaagggtttaggcctagtccaccacgctggccaagtgcgggttggtggaccccaacacaagcaagcttgtgctgagagagttgtcgggtaagtgggcaacccgactgtcagatgttttcaaggcgcccgaaggcctctgactaggcttaacgactgctgccgaagcagcaaccgggacccacggcttaacgtgccgtccgaagcacggaagcgtccagaaaagcaccacttgaaattggtcacccatccaatggctgaccgtgtcagttgttgcttaacctcagcgatcagttacgatcactgaggcccgctcgactacggacgcttctatAGTAGTTCCTTCGTCAGCCCACAATCCAAGCCGTCTCTGTAGATAGGTCTCGGACAAATCTAAACACGATACAGCCTACACAAGACGAGACGAAAGTTCCACACATTGCACAGCTTCGAAGCTTGTCACATGGTGCGCCCCGCGTCCCGTATGTGACCGTAGTCAGCTCTCACCTGGTAGTTGAAGATGCTGACTCCGTCGCGGTTCTCGTGCGCGAGGCAGGCGCCGGCGCGCACCAGCACGCGGCACAGCGCGCCCTGCCCGTTCATGTAGCCCAGCAGGAGGGGGGGGTGCCATAGGTTACTGAGTAGTTACTAGCGCCGTGTGTCATATATTACTTCATAGTTACTAGCGCCGTGTGCCATATATTACTTCATAGTTACTAGCGCCGTGTGCCATATATTACTTCATAGTTACTAGCGCCGTGTGCCATAGGTTACTTCATAGTTACTAGCGCCGTGTGCCATAGATTACTTCATAGTTGCTATTGTACCTATTACTACATTATTATAGGATATACAGTATACAGCATAGGGCTCTCAACAGCATCGCTATAGAGCGCGCTATACTCCTCAGTTGCATGCCTAAATTGCCGCATCGACTGTAAATAACAATGATCGTAATTTGGCCGAATTACTGAAACTGAATGAGCGAATGTATCATGTGTAGATGCATCTCGGACAAATCTAAACGCCATCCAACTCACTTAACATGAGGCGCAAGACGGCTACACGTATCAAGAAACTTGTACCATGGTGCGCCCCGCGTCCCATATGTGACCGTAGTCAGCTCTCATCTGGTAGTTGAAGATGCTGACTCCGTCGCGGTTCTCGTGCGCGAGGCAGGCGCCGGCGCGCACCAGCACGCGGCACAGCGCGCCCTGCCCGTTCATGTAGCCCAGCAGGAGGGGGCGTGCCATAGGTTACTGCATAGTTGTTATAGAAATTCTATAGCATACGTTCCGACAGCATCGCTTTAAATTATAGAGCGCGCCCCCTCAGACGCATTCTTTTACTGCGGCACCGAGACGCCTCGACTGAATATAACAACGTCCGCAATTTTGGCCAAATTACTGAATACCGCGCGAACGTATAATGTGTAGATGCGTCTCGAATAACTCAAACGCGATCCAGCTCACTTGACATGGGGCGCAACACAGTTTCACATATAGCGCAGCTTCAACAAACTTGCAACACGGTGCGCCCCGCGTCCCGTATGTGACCGTAGTCAGCTCTCACCTGGTAGTTGAAGATGCTGACTCCGTCGCGGTTCTCAGGCGAGGCAGGCGCCGGCGCGCACAAGCACGCGGCACAGCGCGCCCTGCCCGTTCATGTAGCCCAGCAGGAGGGGGGGTGCCATAGGTTACTGAGTAGTtactgttgtattattactcaATTATACGCTATACTCGTATATGCTGTAGCATTCGCGCTTCAATAGCATCGCTATAGAGCGCGCTATAATCCTCAGTCGCAATCGTTTATTGCCGCATCGACTGTAAATAACAACTGCCGCCATTTTGGCcgaattatgaaattatgaaTTACTGAAACTGAATGAGCGAACGTTTCCCTGTCTCGGATATCTCTAAAAGCTATCCAGCTCACTAACACGGGGCGCAAGTCGAGAAACTTTCACATATCGTGCAGCTTCAATACACTTGCAACACGGTGCGCCCCGCGTCCCGTATGTAACCGTAGTCAGCTCTCACCTGGTAGTTGAAGATGCTGACTCCGTCGCGGTTCTCGTGCGCGCGGCAGGCGCCGGCGCGCACCAGCACGCGTCACAGCGCGCCCTGCCCGTTCATGTAGCCCAGCAGGGGGGGGTGTGCCATAGGTTACTGAGTAGTTACTGTagtattacttattatatgcCATGTATGATGTTCATAGTTACTATTGTATTACTTATTATAGGGAATACGGCGTACGGCTCTCAACAGCATCGCTATAGAGCGCTCTATACCCCTCAGTTGAATTCGTTTATTGCCACATCGACTGTAAATAACAATGGCATTTCCGTCATTTTGGCCGAATTAGTATCCTGTGTAGATGCGTGTCGAATAAATCCCAACAGTCTTAATCTGTCGACGTTGTGCCATAGGTTACTGAGTAGTTACCATAGTATTATTGCTATATTAGACGCCATGTACGCTGTAGCATTCGCGCTTTAATAGCATCGCTATAGAGCACACTATACCCCTCAGTCGCATTCGTTAATTGTCGCATCGACTGTAAATAACtacggccgccattttggcCGAATTAGTATCCTGTGTCCTGTAAGTAGATGCGTCTCGAATACATCTCAACAGCAACACTATAGAGCGCGCTATACCCCTCAGTTGCATGCGTAAATTGCCGCATCGACTGTAAATAACAATGATCGTAATTTTGGCTGAATTACTGAAACTGTCTTGGATAACTCTAAACGCAATCTAGCTTGCTTGGGGCACAAGACAGTTTCACATATCGCGCATCTTTCATAAACTAGCAACATGGTGCGCCCCGCGTCCCGTATGTGACCGTAGTCAGCTCTCACCTGGTAGTTGAAGATGCTGACTCCGTCGCGGTTCTCGTGCGCGAGGCAGGCGCCGGCGCGCACCAGCACGCGGCACAGCGCGCCCTGCCCGTTCATGTAGCCCAGCAGGAGGGAGGGTGCCGTAGGTTACTGAGTAGTtactgttgtattattactgtATTATACGCCATGTATGCTGAAAAAATTCGCACCACAACATAATTGCTAATGGGCGCGCTATCCCGTTCGGTCGCATCCGCTTATAGCGGCATCGATACAGCCGCCATTAATTATGGCCGATTTACTGTTACCATAGACTACTTCATAGTTACTATTGTATCACTTATTATAGGGATACAGCATACGGGTTTTAACAACATCGCTACAGAGCGCACTATTACCCTCAGTCGCATTCGTTAATTGCCGTATCGACTGTAAATAAtaacggccgccattttggcCGAATTACTGAAACTGAATGAGCGAATGTATCATGTGTAGATGTGTCTCGGATAACTCTAAACGCAATCCGGCTTACTGAACATGGGGCGCAAGACAGTTTCACATATCGCACAGCTTCAATAAACATGGTGCGCCCCGTGTCCCGTAAGTCACCGTAGTCAGCTCTCACCTGGTAGTTGAAGATGCTGACTCCGTCGCGGTTATCGTGCGCGAGGCAGGCGCCGGCGCGCACCAGCACGCGGCACAGCGCGCCATGCCCGTTCATGTAGCCCAGCAGGGGGGGGGTGTGCCATAGGTTACTGAGTAGTTACTGTAGTATTACTTATTATAGGGATACAGCATACAGCTTTCAACAGCATCGCTATAGAGCGCACTATTACCCTCAGTCGCATTCTTTAAATACCGCATCGACTGTCAATAACAACGGCATTTCCGTAATTTTGGCCGAATTAGTATCCTGTGTAGATGCGTCTCGAATGAATCTCAACAGCAACCTGTCGACGTTGTCGTTTACCTGTATCGGATATCTCTAAACGCAATCTAGCTTGTTTAACATGGGGCTTAAGACAGCTTCACATATCGCGCAGCTTCAACAAACTTGCAACATGGTGCGCCCCGCGTCCCGTATGTGACCGTAGTCAGCGCTCACCTGGTAGTTGAAGATGCTGACTCCGTCGCGGTTCTCGTGCGCGAGGCAGGCGCCGGCGCGCACCAGCACGCGGTACAGCGCGCCCTGCCCGTTCATGTAGCCCAGCAGAAGGGGGGGTGCCATAGGTTACTGAGTAGTTACTAGCGCCGTGTGCCATAGATTACTTCATAGTTGTTATAGAAATTCTATAGCATACGTTCCGACAGCATCGCTTTAAATTATAGAGCGCGCCCCCTCAGACGCATTCTTTTACTGCGGCACCGAGACGCCTCGACTGAATATAACAACGTCCGCAATTTTGGCCAAATTACTAAAAATGAATGGTAGCGAAATCCATCGCGAGCCGAGCCATCTATGTGTCTCGGACAAATCTAAACGCGATTCAGCTTAATTAACATGGGGCGCAAGACAGTTTCACATATCGCGCAGCTTCAATAAACTTGCAACACGGTGCGCCCCGCGTCCCGTATGTGACCGTAGTCAGCTCTCACCTGGTAGTTGAAGATGCTGACTCCGTCGCGGTTCTCGTGCGCGAGGCAGGCGCCGGCGCGCACCAGCACGCGGCACCGCGCGCCCTGCCCGTTCATGTAGGCCAGCAGGAGGGGGTGTGCCATAGGTTACTGAGTAGTTACTAGCGCCGTATGCCATAGATTACTTCATAGTTGCTATTGTACCTATTACTACATTATTATAGGATATACAGTATGCAGCATACGGCTCTCAACAGCATCGCTATAGAACGCGCTATACCTCTCAGTCGCATTCGTTAATTACCGCATCGACTGTAAATAACAACGGCCGTAATTTTTGCCGAATTACCAACTTAAAATGAATGAGCGAACGTGTCTTGTATAAATGCGTCTCGGATAACTCTAAATGCAATCCACCTTCCTAAACATGAGGTTGGTAGGTTAAATTGAGGACAGTTTCACATATCACGCAGCTTCAATACACTTGAAGCATGGTGCGCCCCGTGTCCCGTATGTGACCGTAGTCAGCTCTCACCTGGTAGTTGAAGATGCTGACTCCGTCGCGGTTCTCGTGCGCGAGGCAGGCGCCGGCGCGCACCAGCACGCGGCACAGCGCGCCCTGCCCATTCATGTGACAGCAGGGGGGGTGTGCCATAGGTTACTGAGTAGTTACTAGCGCCGTGTGCCATAGATTACTTCATAGTTACTGTAGTACTATTACTCTATTAGACGCCATGTACGCTGTAGCATTCGCGCTTCAACAGCATCGCTATAGAGCACACTATACCCCTCAGTCGCATTCGTTAATTGTCGCATGGACTGTAAATAACtacggccgccattttggcCGAATTAGTATCCTGTGTCCTGTTAGTAGGTGCGTCTCGAATAAATCTCAACAGCAACACTATAGAGCGCGCTATACCCCTCAGTTGCATGCGTAAATTGCCGCATCGACTGTAAATAACAATGATCGTAATTTTGGCCGAATTACTGAAACTGTCTTGGATAACTCTAAACGCAATCTAGCTTACTAAACATGGGGCGCAAGCGCAAGACAGTTTCACATATCGCGCAGCTTCAACAAACTAGCATCATGGTGCGCCCCGTGTCCCGTATGTGACCGTAGTCAGCTCTCACCTGGTAGTTGAAGATGCTGACTCCGTCGCGGTTCTCGTGCGCGAGGCAGGCGCCGGCGCGCACCAGCACGCGGCACAGCGCGCCCTGCCCGTTCATGTAGGCCAGTAGCAGGGGGGTGTTGCCCTGTAGGGGATAGGGGGGGGGTTAATAAGACAAAAgatgatgggcaccaatatatggaagctgggaccagcaccaatagaaatgagtgatacgtcgttgaaaaggtatttttttgcagaatatgaataacggaagcgctagtcttgatttactgtccaattagaataatcgtaccttgaaagtttttatattttatttctgtaattttaatgtttttgttagttttttacattcatttataatttttataacaaaatgatcatatttcatataatattatatttgtttattatctcagtaaataaaaccagttgaaagtaatttctccaatttcaataatacgtgtttacgtgtattacgccctaactgtcatcaggagagagagtgcaatgccatagaaaaatacttccttccgatgaatatatttcaaaatggacaacttatacggatttgtcgccataatacttttttgctcacttgaaaagagctatccaacgatgtatgtctcatctttattggacataggtcccaaaacgcccattgtcatttatgGAATAAGAGGCGTTATCAGAATTATGGCCTAAGCAGACCCGACGGTATGGCAagggattttaatttttaatattggACATACAATAAACAGGACCAAAAATCCCTTGCCATGTCGTCCGTGTGCGTAGGCCACTACGaaattctttattattataagaagCCTGTAGATATTAATTTGCCATTGAAGGCTGATCAGATAGGAGACAGGGtaggaataaaataatttaatttgacaTTCATTTAGATTTAATTGCAAGTTTTTAATATAACTTGACTATTGCACAGTATTCATGACTCCTGTGAGTAATATTTGCTCGGTATTACTTTATTGCGGCATTGATGCTTTTCCGATTGCTCTCTCATTAGTCCATGAGCACCCTCAAACATGGCCGCCATTTCAGTCATGTCTCGTGACCCGCACTATACTGACCTGCAGGTCGGTCCGGTCCAGCGGGTAGTCGGGCATGCACTGCAGGAACAGCTCGCACAGCGCCGCCGCGTTGTCCTTCTTGCACCAGCACAACTCGTGCAGGGGGTTGCGACCTGGAGAAACGTTATTATcgtgttatttattataaaaatatatgtctTTTTGTATATATAAACGTAAAAAGTCCGTAAAAAGGACAGATATTGTCTCTAATACCCAGTCAGACATATAAACTTTGGCACCTTCACTGCGATGATCGGATAACCCGAGCGGATGTCTGTCTTGAAACTgctgttttcttttgtttactTAATCGAGGGCCCACGCCTCCGGCTGTCTGACGGCACCTTTACAAAACATcgggagccgagcgaagcgagacAATGTGATATACACACACATTATTTGCTAGGCTTTAAAGATTTGTTGTCGGGTTGAGGTATGGCTTTGCTTAGCTTAGTTTTCTAG
This window harbors:
- the LOC105384007 gene encoding uncharacterized protein LOC105384007 — protein: MSNKLIPVVKAEEAEEEDLVDPQAALRETCAEKPNIQSMWGRVQECNDRVNSRTQTAETCEEELIDYIQALDKCVTKDLWKQLK